A stretch of DNA from Vibrio gallaecicus:
TGGTTTTGGTTCTTGGGCGCGACTTACCTAACTCAATTTCCAAACTTCACAAAAATATATCTCAACGGTACAGAAAGCTCCGTAGCTTTCTTACTGGCTCTATTTTCGGTTGGTATCGCTGCTGGTTCTTTAGCATGCGATAAGCTGTCAAACCATCGGATAGAGATTGGAATTGTTCCTCTGGGAAGTTTAGGTATTTCCATTTTTGGCTTCCTATTAGCAACATCGATTCCTGAGTCTTTGCCTAGTTTTACTTCTTTTTCTGAGTTCATTAGTTACGATAAGCTTTGGCCTCTATTCACCTACCTACTTTTACTGGGTATTTCTGGGGGGATTTTTATTGTCCCTCTATACTCTTTAATGCAGCACAGGGCTAAAGTAAACGAACGAGCTCAAGTCATTGCCGCTCTTAATATCTATAACTCTTTATTCATGGTTGGCAGTGCTATTCTAGGCATAATTTGCTTAAGCTTTTTAGAGCTAACTATCCCCCAACTTTTCTTATTACTGGCAATCATTAACTCTTTGATTGTTTGCTACCTTTTTTATCAAGTACCCATTTTCGCGGTTCGCTTCTTGATGTGGGTCGTCACTCACACAATGTACAGAGTAGAGCATAAAAATCTGCAAAATTTGCCTGAGAAAGGCGGAGCGTTGATTGTTTGTAACCATGTTAGCTATATGGACGCTCTATTAGTAAGCGCGGTTTGCCCTCGTTTAATCCACTTTGTAATGGAAGAAGAGTACGCAAATTTGCCTCCATTAAGACGTTTTTTGAAGCGTGCTGGCGTGATACCAATTTCTGCAACCAATCGAAAATCCATTCGTAATGCATTCAATGAGGTTGAGCAATCATTAGCTGATGGGCACATTGTCTGTATTTTTCCTGAAGGGCGTTTAACGCCTGATGGCGATGTTGGTGAATTCATGCGAGGGATGGAAATTATTATTAGACGCTCACCTGTGCCTGTTATCCCAATGGCGCTTAAAGGGCTTTGGGGAAGCTATTTTAGTCGTTACAAGGGCACAGCATGTAAAGGGCTACCGAGCCGTTTTTGGACGAAATTAGAAATAGAAGTAGGCACCTCAATTCCCGCGGAGCAGGCTTCGAGCCAAGGGCTAAGAGAAGCTGTCATTGATCTACGTGGCAACAGACGGTAGTTGCTTGTTCGATTAATCACTTGGTGGCTTAGTCACTTAATTACTTAGCCACTTAATGCTTAATGCTTAATGCTTAATGCTTAATGAAGCTTGAGCAGGCGTTTAGTTTTTCTTAACGTTTGTTCAAATCATTTAGACTTACTTACCGAAAGATTAAGCGTATAGTACCCCCTTAGACAAAACTTACCCAGCCAGCTAACCTGAATACCATGAACCTAAAAAAAACAGCCCCTTTTTATATTGCCGCTCTCTTTTGTTTAACACCTTGGGTTAGTTCTCCCACCGCACTTGTTATTGGCTTTTTACTGGCAAGTCTTGGGCTTGTTCCTTCGCACCTACAAATTGGAAAACTCACCAAAAAATTACTCGCCTACTCTATTGTTGGCTTAGGTTTTGGAATTCAATTTGAACAAGCTTTAGCGGTTACTGGTGATGGCATTGGGCTTATTGTCGTAAGTATTTTGGGTACATTATCTGTAGGCTGGATACTGGCTAGAAAGATGGGCTTAGAAAAAACCACTGGCTATCTTATCTCTTCAGGTACCGCGATTTGTGGTGGCAGTGCAATTGCAGCAGTCGCACCAGCGATTAAAGCAGACGATGAACAGATCGGGCTGGCTCTGGCGACCGTTTTCGTTCTTAACTCTATTGCGCTATTTCTCTTTCCTGTTATTGGTCACGCTTTAGAGCTTAGCCAACATACTTTCGGTACTTGGGCAGCAATAGCGATCCATGATACATCTTCAGTTGTAGGGGCGGCTTCAGCCTACGGTGAGGAAGCACTAACTACTGCAACAACCTTGAAATTGGCACGGGCTCTTTGGATCATCCCAATCGCTTTTATCAGCGCTCTTCTCTTCAGAAATGACCAGAAGAAAATTACTATTCCATATTTCATTCTGTTTTATTGTGCTGCCATTTTTATCAGCGACGTAATGCCACAATTTGATGCTATCTACCAAGGAATTTTTGATGTATCTAAGCGGGCGCTTGTGGTGTGTTTGTTCTTAATTGGCTGCGGGATTTCAATTGAAAAGTTAAAAGCAGCAGGTCCAAAACCACTTATGTTTGGCGTAAGTTTGTGGGTGATGATATCCACAGGTTCACTTGCTTGGTTAACACTGACTTAATTTGAAATTAACGCGGCTTAATGCTCAGCGGAAAACACTCCATCTAAAGTAACAAGCTTAAAGTAGATATAAATTATTTAACGAAGGCAGAGCAATTATGTTGCTTTGCCTTTTTTATACTCATAACAAGCGCAATGGTTAGAACAAAGGCTGTTAACTCAGCGAGTGATCGAATCAAACCTTCAGAGACAATTGCTAAAGCAATTTGCAGCAGTATTGCGGATACCAGAACCATTTTCATATTAATACCGTTAATCACTATTCCCTTAGTTATTCAATATTTCCTTGATTTACGGTTTTATTATGATTGAAAGTTATAAATATCTTAAATTCTGTTTCGGACTATTTTATCGCTAAATCAACTAACTCATCCAAGAAAGTTACTCCATGTTGTTTAGATAACTTTTGCTAGTTTAGCCGCTTAGCATGGCTATTTACTCTTGATAGAGTTCGCATCCAAGTAGCCTAATTCAACTGTTCTTCTAACCATCGAATAAAAGTTCTTACCTTGGGTCTTTTTTCTGTTCCTAACGGGCAAATCAAGTCATAGCTTTTTTTGGTATCCATGCTGGGATACGGCGTAATAAGCTCACCTGTTTCAATGTATGGTTTGATGAAGTGGTAGCGCCCCATTGCAACCCCAATGTTATGTAAGGCACTTTGTACTCCCATATCACGGTGACTCACGCAGTAAAATTGCTCGAATAAATTGATATCAAGATCATGATATTTGATCCAACGCTGCCAAACATCTGAACCTAATGCGTGAATAAAGTTAATTCGGTGCAAGGAATCCAAACCGTCATCAAAAATATTATGCTGTGCTGCATAACTAGGAGTGCAAACTGGGATATAGCTTTCACCAAATAACCGTTGACGGTGCATATCAGTCAAATCTTCCGCGCCATAATAAATGGCTATATCTAAGTGGTTTTGATGAAAATCTTGCTCTTCTTGCGAGAAAATATTGAGATTAAATTTTGGGTATCGCTGCTTGAAATCGGCAAGCCTTGGCAATAACCAACTGTTGGCAAAAGCAGGGCTAGTCCCAATATTGATCTGACCGTACAAATCGGTATTGGTAATATCTTCTATCTCTCCAAAAATAGAACTTAGCGATTTAGATAAGGTACGTTGGAACCGCTGCCCTTCTTCCGTTAATTCAAGTTTCCGAGTCCCACGCACAAAAAGATTAAACCCCAATTCACCTTCCAGAACTTTGATTCGATGACTCACAGCACCTTGAGTTAAATGCAGTTTCTTTGCTGCTAGCGTAAAGCTCATCTTCTCAGCCGCCACATTGAAAGTATGAAGATTTCTAAGTAAAGACTGGTGGTTTGCCATATTGCCTCATGCAT
This window harbors:
- a CDS encoding LysR substrate-binding domain-containing protein, coding for MANHQSLLRNLHTFNVAAEKMSFTLAAKKLHLTQGAVSHRIKVLEGELGFNLFVRGTRKLELTEEGQRFQRTLSKSLSSIFGEIEDITNTDLYGQINIGTSPAFANSWLLPRLADFKQRYPKFNLNIFSQEEQDFHQNHLDIAIYYGAEDLTDMHRQRLFGESYIPVCTPSYAAQHNIFDDGLDSLHRINFIHALGSDVWQRWIKYHDLDINLFEQFYCVSHRDMGVQSALHNIGVAMGRYHFIKPYIETGELITPYPSMDTKKSYDLICPLGTEKRPKVRTFIRWLEEQLN
- a CDS encoding MFS transporter, whose translation is MNSNSPTSLLTQQKFLPYFITQFLGAFNDNIFKNVLLLFVAFANVESLPISSHLFINLAAGLFILPFFLFSALAGVLADKYEKSWFIRKVKLLEIAIMSLGAIGFIYESYGILLGLLFLMGTQSAFFGPVKYALLPQQLKPEELVPGNALVETGTFLAILMGTIGAGLLTSVEYSKYFAAACVVAFSILGYVSSRFIPESPASAPDLKVQWRPLKLTRNTLAIAKRDKATFQALMAISWFWFLGATYLTQFPNFTKIYLNGTESSVAFLLALFSVGIAAGSLACDKLSNHRIEIGIVPLGSLGISIFGFLLATSIPESLPSFTSFSEFISYDKLWPLFTYLLLLGISGGIFIVPLYSLMQHRAKVNERAQVIAALNIYNSLFMVGSAILGIICLSFLELTIPQLFLLLAIINSLIVCYLFYQVPIFAVRFLMWVVTHTMYRVEHKNLQNLPEKGGALIVCNHVSYMDALLVSAVCPRLIHFVMEEEYANLPPLRRFLKRAGVIPISATNRKSIRNAFNEVEQSLADGHIVCIFPEGRLTPDGDVGEFMRGMEIIIRRSPVPVIPMALKGLWGSYFSRYKGTACKGLPSRFWTKLEIEVGTSIPAEQASSQGLREAVIDLRGNRR
- a CDS encoding YeiH family protein, with amino-acid sequence MNLKKTAPFYIAALFCLTPWVSSPTALVIGFLLASLGLVPSHLQIGKLTKKLLAYSIVGLGFGIQFEQALAVTGDGIGLIVVSILGTLSVGWILARKMGLEKTTGYLISSGTAICGGSAIAAVAPAIKADDEQIGLALATVFVLNSIALFLFPVIGHALELSQHTFGTWAAIAIHDTSSVVGAASAYGEEALTTATTLKLARALWIIPIAFISALLFRNDQKKITIPYFILFYCAAIFISDVMPQFDAIYQGIFDVSKRALVVCLFLIGCGISIEKLKAAGPKPLMFGVSLWVMISTGSLAWLTLT